In Mangifera indica cultivar Alphonso chromosome 1, CATAS_Mindica_2.1, whole genome shotgun sequence, a single genomic region encodes these proteins:
- the LOC123194720 gene encoding protein BOBBER 1-like produces MAIISDYTEEEKMPEVKKASASGSTSSSSKTTPFSATFDASNPLGFLEKVFEFVANESDFLANEAVENQITAVVRAAKEKRKKPVEDIQPKKAKKGKEGDQDLENLPTIDVKKAPPPEPKLDANGNQSRGPNKGNGLDLDNYSWTQTLQELSIIVPVPNGTKSRFVVCEIKKNHLKVGLKGQPPIIDGELSQNVKPDDCYWSIEDQNSISILLTKQNQMEWWKSLLKGDPEIDTQKVEPENSKLSDLDPETRKTVEKMMFDQRQKSMGLPTSDEMQKQEILKKFMAEHPEMDFSRAKIS; encoded by the exons ATGGCGATTATCTCAGATTATACGGAAGAAGAGAAGATGCCGGAGGTCAAGAAAGCTTCAGCTTCTGGGTCCACGTCGTCCTCTTCTAAGACGACGCCGTTTAGTGCGACATTTGATGCTTCTAATCCGTTAGGGTTTCTCGAGAAGGTGTTTGAGTTCGTGGCGAATGAGAGCGACTTTCTGGCCAACGAAGCGGTGGAGAATCAGATCACGGCGGTGGTGCGAGCGGCCaaggagaagaggaagaagcCAGTGGAGGATATCCAACCCAAGAAAGCTAAGAAGGGGAAGGAAGGGGATCAGGATTTGGAGAACTTGCCGACGATTGACGTCAAGAAAGCTCCGCCTCCGGAGCCGAAGCTCGATGCTAATGGAAATCAATCTAGAG GTCCAAATAAAGGAAATGGACTTGATCTGGATAATTACTCTTGGACGCAGACCCTGCAAGAGTTGTCTATTATTGTTCCAGTTCCTAATGGAACCAAATCAAGGTTTGTTGTGTGTGAGATAAAGAAGAACCATCTAAAAGTTGGACTCAAGGGTCAGCCTCCTATTATTGAT GGGGAACTTAGTCAGAATGTCAAGCCTGATGATTGTTATTGGAGCATAG AGGATCAGAACTCCATCTCTATTCTTTTGACCAAGCAGAACCAGATGGAATGGTGGAAATCGTTGCTGAAAGGAGATCCTGAAATTGATACTCAGAAAGTTGAACCTGAGAACAGTAAATTATCTGACCTAGATCCAGAAACTAGGAAGACAGTTGAAAAGATGATG TTTGATCAAAGGCAGAAGTCCATGGGTCTCCCAACTAGCGACGAGATGCAGAAACAGGAGATTCTTAAGAAGTTTATGGCTGAG CATCCGGAGATGGACTTCTCAAGGGCTAAGATCTCATAA